In a genomic window of Amblyomma americanum isolate KBUSLIRL-KWMA chromosome 4, ASM5285725v1, whole genome shotgun sequence:
- the LOC144129829 gene encoding glutamate receptor ionotropic, delta-1-like, translated as MLVKNADIAPGPLVVTSQRVSVADPTVPYSYEEMVILGGRPKQFKSNLFSIALTFSPAVWALIIASMVVCGLAHYVIERVLQTSGYKPRGPGYFIWPFASSVLSEAVPRWSKPGPVSQRLVTCFWLLGVILVTTFFTAFMKASLLVKQDVERLWDIEDLAREQKIRPVLLRGSGFYQAIKYTRVDAFQKVYRRMVDQGGALPASELFSLSTLRDIQAERAAMIFTKVAINRRLHRYCRVLQGEFYYARQPVTQVPMAMFVRRGLSLRRTLDHKLGQMREGGLLDKWLAEISAPGCEAVVPPASSEAEPEPGEGSASLSHFLATFLLLGLGLGCAVVVLFLENLIHFNTTEKLRRATLQRRWNKAKLPQEWRKGSVRVAPKRR; from the exons ATGTTGGTCAAGAAC GCTGACATCGCGCCAGGACCGCTGGTGGTGACGTCACAACGGGTCTCTGTGGCTGACCCTACGGTGCCTTACTCGTACGAGGAGATGGTCATCCTCGGAGGAAGGCCCAAGCAGTTCAAGAGCAATCTTTTCAGCATCGCGCTCACCTTTTCTCCCGCG GTGTGGGCCTTGATCATCGCCAGCATGGTAGTGTGCGGGCTGGCCCACTACGTCATCGAAAGAGTTCTGCAGACGAGCGGGTACAAACCACGCGGGCCGGGCTACTTCATATGGCCCTTCGCCAGCAGCGTCCTCTCTGAGG CCGTGCCTCGTTGGAGCAAGCCGGGCCCAGTCAGTCAGCGGCTGGTGACGTGCTTCTGGTTGCTGGGCGTGATCCTGGTGACCACCTTCTTCACGGCCTTCATGAAGGCCAGCCTGCTGGTCAAGCAGGACGTTGAGCGGCTGTGGGACATCGAGGACCTGGCTCGAGAGCAGAAGATACGCCCGGTGTTGCTGCGGGGGTCGGGATTCTACCAGGCAATCAAG TACACGCGGGTGGACGCCTTCCAGAAGGTGTACCGGCGCATGGTGGACCAGGGCGGCGCCCTTCCGGCCTCGGAGTTGTTCAGCCTGTCCACACTGCGCGATATACAGGCCGAGCGGGCGGCCATGATCTTCACCAAGGTGGCCATCAACCGCCGCTTGCACCGCTACTGCCGCGTGCTGCAGGGCGAGTTCTACTACGCCCGCCAGCCGGTCACGCAGGTGCCCATGGCCATGTTCGTGCGAAGAGGACTGTCACTGCGGCGGACGCTGGACCATAA GCTGGGCCAGATGCGCGAGGGCGGCCTTCTGGACAAGTGGCTGGCTGAGATCTCGGCTCCGGGCTGCGAGGCCGTCGTCCCGCCGGCCTCCTCAGAGGCGGAGCCCGAACCAGGAGAAGGATCCGCCAGCCTCAGTCATTTCCTCGCCACGTTTCTGCTCCTTGGTCTCGGGCTGGGGTGCGCCGTCGTGGTGCTGTTTCTCGAGAACCTCATTCACTTCAACACAACCGAGAAGTTGCGCAGGGCTACACTGCAGCGACGCTGGAATAAGGCTAAGCTGCCACAGGAATGGCGCAAGGGTAGCGTCAGGGTGGCGCCGAAGAGGCGATGA
- the LOC144130365 gene encoding sperm-specific sodium:proton exchanger-like: MWFTVAIRVGLAVLVNQKRYQGWTHDKPKLFLENGIMPSLYYAIDFALDEAVLDVILTQTRSPVPKITGTLHRPRIHTQHCAELFLPGTP; the protein is encoded by the exons ATGTGGTTCACCGTTGCCATCCGCGTAGGCCTCGCTGTGCTCGTGAATCAGAAGCGATACCAG GGGTGGACACACGACAAGCCGAAGCTGTTCTTGGAGAACGGCATCATGCCGAGCTTGTACTACGCCATCGACTTCGCGCTGGACGAAGCGGTGCTGGACGTAATCCTGACCCAGACACGTAGTCCAGTGCCCAAAATCACAGGAACTCTACACCGGCCCCGCATACATACCCAGCACTGTGCGGAGTTGTTCCTGCCAGGCACACCTTAG